GAGGTTCATGATTGTGGAACACATGCGCAGTATACACTGGACTTTGTCTCGTGGCGTCTTGTAGGCATTGATGGTCCTGATCTCAGACTGTGCAGAGGGCCAGGGAGCCTCCTTCAAGTACACCTGCCATCAGAAAAGTTAAAACACTTTAAGTTCTGTGTACCAGTagcgcgtgtgtgtttgtctcctccTCAACGTCTCATGGAAGATAAAGATACCTCAGGGATTTGAAGAGCTTTATGAGTAGCCGTCACAACTTTGGAGAGTCGCTGGATGTGTTCGTGGAAAAGTctgtgtgaaacaaaacaactcaGTGCATCAAAACAGATAGAGAATGCATTCTGCCTTATCCAGTAGAGCAGCTCTTCTGATATCATATTAACCTAAAAATTAAGCAGTTGGGTTTGAAGCCATCATCCAGCTATTTAAAGAGAATATATAGGAAATTAACCCACCTGGCACTCTCGTGATGTTAGAGGACAATTTTCCAgtcaaacaaaataacattacaGTTTCAGAAAGTATTCTGAATGTTTGagattatttcaaaatgtgtgtATACAAAGACAAATGGGTGGGGGAAAAGGTTGTGTGAAGTTTTGGTGTGCCCTTCGTAAAGTTTCCACTAAGTACCGTAATTTCAGGACTATAGTGCGCACTTGAATATAAGCTGCACCAACtatatttaaaaaggaaaacagttttgtacatatatatgccgcacttgtttataagccgcaaGTGTCGGaaatatggcaggaattatgttacacagaaagatttcgccttttcgccagatcgacCGACTTTAaattgaaagctgcatcatatgcattgccTTGTGGGTTTTCCATGATAacggtgtgtgcatgaagcgcaaaataaatgactgatctgaagaatttggtgtgggtgcgtttaatttaattcaaacaatttaATTTGTCCAATGTGACCTGtttggtaatttcattggtctgacGTGaggctaaatgtattggcggcatgaaaCTTGTTACAAGTAAAAATCCATGAATTTGCCGCACCGTTCAAGCGCAGAgttcaaagcatgtgaaaaaagttgCGGTTTATAATCCGGAATTTACGGTAGGTGGATTTGAACGCAAGTGTAAAAGCACTTAATATTTGCAGAttaattcaaacaaataaaaaaaacgagAATATTTTACTGCCACACACATCATGAATAAAGTGGTGTATACTGTGAGATCATTTCTGCTGAGGTCTTTgaccaacaaaaacaatttaatacatatactgtattttaCACCACTACTTACAATATCAACGTtacctgctgtttgtgtcaccCATTATTTTCAATGCCAGAATAGAGCACTTCTgtcacagtcagtcagtcttaAATCCCCATGAGCTTTAAACTTTCCAGCTACTCACTGGTCTCTGAGAATATCTCCATCCTGGTTGGGGTAGAAGGCCAGCTTAAAGATGCGGTTCATAACGCTGCGCTCGATAGCCATCTGGGCATCCTGCAGCTGGTCCTCACTTGCATACTGCCAAATGGCATCACGGGCCATGGCACCGTACAAGTAGCGCAGAAAATCCTCCACTGCTGCCGTCTTGTCATCTGCTGCTGTGCACACTTGGAACGCTGAGAGGAAGGAATCAACAGAGTAAACCCCAGCATAACCAAAGTATACGTGGTAAACTTTTCATATTTGTATTCCTACATCCAATACTTGAATGTTTAATATTGTGGGTAATTTCTATACATCTTTTGATGTATAACTGCCTCAGCATATATGCTTATTTAGTTAAGTAATAACACAGAAGAATCATTataatagggttagggttaatatattattattatattataatattatattaacaatattattatattataatagaCAATAGGATGGTGGACAGGAAAGACTGTAGTTTACAGAACAGAAGGACAGGCCATCAGAAGAACAACCCATGTTGCCTGGTTAGGCTTAAttagaagaaaattaaaatgtagaCATACTCTTAATAAAGTCAAGCATCTTGGCTTCCATGTGTTCAAGAAGGAGCCGAACACATACAGTAGTGAAGTAGCGGTTTGCAACCTCCTTGTCTCTCAGCACCCTCTGGAGGAGCCTCTCCAGGTGGGCCTGAGAGGTCTGAAGGCCCTGACGACACCTGGTTAGATAAGCAATGTACGGGGCCCGctttctgaaaaaacaaaaaaataaatatatttattcctCATCTTCTTTATTTGTAATGCTCtggacaaaggaaaaaaaaatccttgggGCACATTAAGGGAGTCTCTCCAGGACTTCAGATTTACCTGTAATCCTCTGCAATGGCAGCCAGCAGCTTCCTGCAGGTGCGTGGATCGAAGCGGCTGACGCAGCGCGTGGTCTCCTGGATCTGGGCCATCTGGTTCTTATCCTGGAGGTTGATGGCCTCTGCGAGCTGGACCTTCAGGAAGCAGACGATCTCATTGTCTGAGAGAGGGGATGATGGGGAGACAGAATTAGACACTGCTTGCAGCTCAACGCCTGGTTGCTATAATTTGATCAAGCTGCCGCCTCTTCATGACAATGTGACTGATAGGCACCAAGATGAAGTCTTATGGTTTTACTGTTAACCATTTCAGAGGAGTCAGTCTTGCTTTCATGCACAGAACTCATGCATTTTTCTCATAAAGTGTTGTGACAatgtttatcagtttatcaAGTATTTAGAAAATTTATGATGGCTTCATAATGTCATACCTTACTGCCACCATATGGGAATTCTCTTTTAACAGCCCCCACTCTTTCAGTCTTGTTCTAACCCTTTGAAGGTGAGTCAGCGGGTGAAGGTTGTTCAGATTTAGTGTCTTGCTTAAGGACACTTTCAGCTAGTTGGATGCTTGCCAACACTAAGGGCTTGTACCATGCTCCCTGCGGAGTTTTGTGACAAAGATACCTAAATTCTTGTATATAAGACCCCCCCCCTTTTAACAATAGCTCTAAATTAATATATAGCATAGAGCAAGAACAAACATGAAGCATATTCGCAAACAAGTCCAACCTTCAGGATCCATGTGGTCAGGCAGCCCATTTCTTGTGGTTGCAGGAGCCATGATGGGCAAAGCTACTGAGTCAGCAGAGCACAACGCCAATCTCAATTTCTTCTTTGCATCACtggtagattaaaaaaaagttttgtaatGTAAATTAACAGTAATGGCTAAGCAACATCTGctaaaaagaagagagagagtgttgaGTGATGGTGGAGCTAGTTTTGTGGTTTCCTGCAGGACTGTGAATGTCTGACCTGAAAGAGAATTTGGAGTCATGCTGCTGTGCCGTCTGGCTGGCTGAGTCTGGGAGGTCGTCTGCAGAAATGTTCTGTAGAGTATCTTCTCTCGGAGAGTCATGCACACTCTCTTCAACACAGAGCtctgtgaaaacaggaaaagatgacaaattaaaatctttAACCTGATCTACTAGTGTATGCAATATGTATTCGCtgttgacctttttttttttttttttttttggtaatacTGACCTCCTGTACCATCATAGGAAGAACTGGCTGCAGCTCCGTCACTTGGGCTGGGCCTTTTGATGTTTCTGTACTTGTCCAGGATGTCTTCAGCTGCCTGCGCTTGACTACTCTGTCTCGGCAATGGATCTTCTGACAACCATAACAATGAACATACTGCATTACAAATCAAACCCACTATGGTGGATTActtccagccaatcaggaaaGAATTTTTGACCAAACCAGGACTGACCTTGTGGGATACGCTCCTGGGATATGTCATCTTTCTCATGTTTATCCCTTTTCCTAAAAGCTGCTAttggagctgtggaggagagaCATGTGATGATTGACTTGGACAGAGTGACACCACTTTAACTACCACTGGATGACACGCTGAGTGAGCTGTTGACAGCCACTTTAAATCTTTGgtatttttaatatgttttattcaGCCTGAAATTCTCAATGAGGAATGTATGGTATCATACAAGAGGACCAAAAGAAGCCTAATCATaaaattttaatgagaaaaaaagaaaaataatttttaaatgatgaattaaACCAGAATATCACAAATGTCCACCGTTTACTCATTTGAAAAAGTCCTCCAAAAGTGTAAATAATCCAACTGATGGCTATCCTGTTAACACAAAGGTGAAAACAGGGCAAACAAGGTGAAACACAGACTACAATTTGGGACACACAAAGGGAACGTTGGGTGGAGTATCTGCACTGATATTCTGCCTTCTCCATGTCATAAAACGGTGAcatattgccaaaaaaaaaaatacaaaatgaaaggggggggggaaggaAAACGATGATAAAACCGATACATGAACAAGGAGTATGGGCATGTGAACTCAGGCTACATCATGTCACATCACAGCTCTAAAGCTCTAAAGCGACATTTACAAAGCAGCATGAGCAAGCAGTTGCTGGCTCCAGAGATAAAGCTAGCTCAGTGATGGCAGCATGAAAGCGTTACCTGGGACATCACTCTCAGCCGTCCAATACAGCACTGTGAGGAACACAACAGACAGGGTTGGCCTTTCACACACAGGCTGCCGCTCTGCGGGACAACTGACTGCGCGTCACCATGCAGagcaacagaacaaacacaaacgaACTCTACAGAGGTTTGGCACGGGGCTTCACGTCTTTCTGTTACCATGTGCACACTGTCCCCCATTGTATGAATATCAATTTAATGTTTACTTAAGAAAACATCATTATCTCAAAGAGTAATAAGCAGTCATTCCATGTGGGCACAGCTCATTATTTCCCAGACAGATGTATGAGAGATGGTTGTAGAGGGGAGCTGCAACAAGAGATGTGTCATCTATCAGTGCTGATGACAGAGAggtctatctaatgaccattaGCCGCTGGCTGACAGCACTGCTGGGAGGGCTACAGCCAAACAATCTACACAGCTAAGGCTCCTCTGATGACTGATTAGCTTTGAAAAGTCTATATAAATCTGCAGCCAGTGAGatgtgagagaaaaaggacTGGACATGTCTCTGGAGTAACTTCAAACAACAAGAAACATAATTTTCCAACTGGAACATCAGCAATGGAGTGGACAACATGGATCATCATTCTCCTTCTCATATTATAAATTGGTTTTTGCTTTGCTCTTTAAAGTGTGATATATCCTGTCAGTTGTGATTAAGAGAGCTTCTTTacccaacaacaaaaataaaaggagtgctgaaatcaaactgatcacttttaaatgtacaaaaattcatttttcagtttagaAGAGGCGATATGTTTAAAGCGACAGTGGTTCGTTTCTTTACCTTTGGGAATGGCTGACACAAAGCGTTTCTTCCACCATGGTCTGTTACGATCAGACTTCTCATCGTCGCTGTCTTTCCTGTCCTCAACCTTTGAATGGAAatgaacatttcacattcagtcaCTAGCTTCTTAACCATCTTATTATAGAGAGCAAGTGAAACagacaacaattaaaaaaaaaaaaccaaaaaaaaaacgagagcTTTCCTATAACTGGTTACCTCTCCTTTCAGAGAGTCCTTGCTGGGCGATGAGGAGGGTCCTAAGGCAAAGGCCCCAGCAGGGTCACGCTCTTCAACTGCTACCCGCCGGTTAAGGCCTGGATCACTTGTGGGCCGCCGGCCGGGGCACACGATGTCAGAGCTGCGGCTGCGGACCAGCCTGTCAGGGAAGGAGTGGCGCTGCTTTGTGTGCTCCAGCTCAGCCTGAGCCAGGCAATGGGGTGTGAAGAGAGAGTGGCGCATCTCTTGGCCCAGGGCACTGGCTTCTGGGATGGGAGGGTCGGGTGGAGGGTGAGGTGGCCTGGCATAGTGCACTTTGGGCCTCACTATTGTTCCAGTGGAGGAGCCTGAGATATAAAAGATAAACTTGTATAAGAGAATATGCATTTCAGTAGTTCATTGAATGGATCAGGACAACACTTTAACATCCATCTACACTTGGAATGAGTACTTCTCTTTGATATTCTATGGGTCACTTACTAGCTCTCAGTGCAGAAACTTTATTAAGACTGAGTTATTTCTTTTCCAAGTAGAAACTTGTATTTAACTGCCTATAAAAGTGTTCATATATTTATGAAACTCTCCTAGTAGATTATTAAAGATGTAGTGTAGGTCTATAGTGCTACTTGAATTAAGTTCACATCCATGTCTTTCTAGACTGATAATACTGTGTATGCGGTGATGactgaagaaattattttttaaaaaagtgtaGTTTTTGATATGTGGCATATGATTAATTTATGTGTCATAAATTAAACTGGTGTGACTTGATTGTGTtcagctttcttcttcttgtacAGCTGCTTGTTCCCTCTATGTTCCAATGTTAAATTTCATTCTGACACAACACACTACTGTAGCCATGGCAGTAGACAGGCCATTAAGTATCAATCTTGTTGCAAATAAACTATTTTAACACTTAAATGCTTCCTGGTTCAAACTGGACACCTAGGATTACTGTGGTACTCTACTCAGTATCTGACCAAATGTAAAACATGGTAACaatctgctctctgtgcagcATTAAAGCCCTTAAGAGATCATTTGATTTGTGAGGTTAGACagaccttgacctttgaccaccaaaatctGATTGTTTTATCATTGAGTCCAACTGAACATTTGTACAATATTTGAAAACGTTCCCTCAAGGCGTTTCTGAGCCATCACATTCATGAGCATAAGACGGACTGACAGAAGAATGGACAGACGGACAACCCTGAAACATGTCTCTGGCCATGTCTGTCGCTCGTGCTGAAGCACAATAACACCAGGAgcgaggagaaaaaaaaaagaaagaaaggggaaaaaaaaaaaaaaaaactcaaaagtggGGGAGAGTGCTAAAGAGAGATGTTAGTGGGAGATGAGCCCTAGGTGTAGGTAGGCCACCTGTTCCAAGGGTAGACTCTCTCTCCTGAAAGGCTTCCAATGGCAGACTCGTGCAATGAGCACAGTGGGACAAGGGGACAGTGCCAAAGAGCCTGGGGTGAGGTCTCTCAACCTGTCATCCCTTCACCttgccacagacacacagccaccACAATTCCTCTCTCAAACACTTTCCCCCTGCACTACAAGCAAAACccagaagaagaataaaagctTGCAAAGAATAATCTGGGAGGCTAAGTGAGCCAAATGAAGTGACATTTCACTTGCACTTACAAGCTTTGGTAACTAAggctcattcacacacactctttgttAATCTTGCAAAGCTCAAGCTGTTCTGCGTGTCCATTACATTAGAGTTTGAATTTAATGATACTAATTTCtagctctgattggctgtgaggGATTCTTGGAGTGCCAATTACCTTCACCAGAGGAGAGGGGATCGAACATGGCCAGTAAGGAATCAGCCTGTGAGGGCGGAGATGTCAGATGGTGTGTTCCTGTAAAAGCGCAAGAGACTATGAGACAATTAACCCGAATTTATTAATTAACTGCTAATATGCAAGCACACATTGCTGTACATCTCAAAACACatagtagaaaaataaaaaataaaaactaaactagTAACCTGCTGATTGGGTGCGTTCTCTTAAATaaagccaaaagaaaacaataatctCCCCACTTTGTTACCCAGCTAGGCTAAAAAAGAATAGTTAGTGCTCTTATATAACATTAAGTAACAACAAATATACATcgtgagtaaaaaaaaaattattaaggTTGGTGGCAGCTGTAGAAGTGACAGGGACTGAAAACTTCAGTGGATTCTTTTGTGAACACAGACACTGGACTGATGGCTTAGCTAGCGTAGCAGGGATGTGACACTCTCCTACCGTGGCCTGACTCTTCCCCATCTGGACTGGTCACAGAATCTTTCCCTCCGAAGTCTGAGCTGCACTCTGACCGCAGGTCTTCAATCTTGTTGGGGATGTCTTCAGAGGTTGCACTGATACCTGGGGCAaaccccccaccaaaaaaaacaactgagctGTGTTGACATTGAAGACAACAGCAAGTCAGCATCACCTTTACCTTTAGTGAGATGTTTTAGCAGTTCCTCAAacaaaagaggatttttttttccttggacTATGCTATATAGTTGCTCTCACATGGGTACCCAGTGGGAACTCTAAATTGGTAACATAAGCTCCCATGGGTCAGAGGAAAGACACACCAAAGAGTGATCATCAGGCACAGGCTATCCATCGACTGTGTCTCAGGGGATGTTTTCCTCTGAGCTGAGCCAGGAACATCACCACTGGCTTCTTAATCTAGGATACTATTTCATGCATGTCAACATGGCACGTCCACCTGAGCCCACGGAAAAGGCAACCTAGCATTAACCTCTGTGTCATACAGAAAATTCCCACTGACCCGAGTACACTTGCTTAACAACCCTCGAAGCAACATGACCACAGAACACAGAAGCAAGGAGAGTTTTACTGCACTTTAAACCTGAATTCAACAAAGGAGGTAggataataaaaaagaaaaaaaaaaagctgtgcttGAACTTATTGCTTTAAAGCAAAATCAGCGACAGAGTGGAGTTGTAGTtagggagaggagagatggagtgTTTAAATTTATACCTGAGACAACGCTGAGTCCTGGTGTGCTGGGTCTCGAACTGACCTCTCTGACCTCTGTGTCATCTGAGGTGCTCCCGACCCCTGAGCAGctctccagctcctgcagaCGCTCTTCCTGCTTCAGGTCTGGGGCCTCTGCAAACAAACCCATAAGTAAAAGACACaccaataagaaaaaaaagagacatcTAAGACAACAATGTGTACTTATCACTTGGTATACCATTTAAAATAAGCTCATAGTCTACTATACTTGTGGCAGTTTGCTACAGATGATGGCCATTCTGTTACTCCAGCCCTTCATCCTTTAGGATTACTGGAAAACCAAGTGCACACATATGCATGGTATCAAACAAAGCATACATTACCCTGTCTTAAAACTGCCAAACCAAACCATAAAGCTAGTGTGGCCAATTCTTTGGCTACCCAACGGAGCTGTTGGGTCGAACCCAGAGGCTCCATACAAACAGCAGCACTCATTTGCATGCTCGTTAGTAATAATGTGTTGGTGAAGTGCTCTTCAGAGTGTAGTTTTCTGCTGCCTAGCCATGAAACAAGCGCTCTACTCGAAGCAAGCCTCCGATCACGCTATTACTGAGCAGAACAGGGGCAGCAAACGGAACAAAAAGCAATCAAGACACTCATGCATGTCATTTCTGCACTGCACATATTGAAATGGTGTACTACTTCAATTAACATAAGGCCCAAGCTTTTCAAAGAAACACTTGATGCTGTTAATAAAGCACTCCACTGATTTTCACAAAACACTGGTTTTCAAAAGGGGGACTTAGGCACGAAATCGCTCATTAATAAAAGGTTTGGATTGAATGCTCAGTTTGCAAGACCACACAAAGTATATTCAGCTCTATTTTTTAATAAGATTGTAGTTGCATTTGCTGCGACACAATTACACAAGTAATGCACCCACTGATTAATGTCATAGCAAGCAACATTTTCACAATGCTATGTAGAGCAATTCAATGCAAACTCTagccaaacaacaaaaactgacacCATGGAAAGTGACTGAGGACAGCTGCTCTCCTTGTGATTCCCTCCCTATTGCTCCACCACAGGTGCAAACACACCTGGTGGTCCCTCAAAGGAAACCCTTAGCTGCCTTTTACTGGCACAGGCAGATCTGTCCTGAAAGACAGGCAAGTGCATACAAATATGACGACAGATGTATGCACAGATTTTTGGTATAGAATGCAGTGCAAATACACCTGGTGTCCCAACCCCCATTACACCgaacaaacataaatatgcatgtgttcatacacacatgtgcatccaaaaaaaaaaaaaaaaaaaaaaaaaaaacaacatttgagaCTATGAAGAAGATGAAGTGCAAGAATTAAGGCAATAGCCCAACCCAAAGGACAGTGAAATTGTGTCTGCATTAGCAGAATAAAACTGCATCCCCACCTGAGTCACTGGGCAGCACCTCCACACTCCAGGCCTCACTGGTGGTCTCTGAAATGGTGGAGCCATAGGGGTCGAGCAGCACTGAACCAGAGCCAGGAAGACACAGCAGGCTGCCAAGCatgttctctgctgctgcccCTGAGAACAGAGAGACATAGACAAAGGGTTAACTGCTTTCAGCTGCCTGAAACAACTTCTTTCATCAGAGGTCATCTCCATAGTAGCAAAGTCATCTTGAAGACACCTTTCAGTCTTTTACCAAGCATCTACAGTATGTGTTGTGGATTCATAGTCTGTCATAAGTGcacataaaatgatttaattgcTTATTTTGCCTGGCCAAGCGTTCCAAGCTGAAAAAGCGATTATTAATTATGATATGAAAACAGAATGTGTGAACTTCTCACTCCATATACTGCAAGATGCCACaaccaaaataataaattaaaaatacttattaattaataatttcctTTCAGCTAGCaaagtttgtttggttttttactGTTATCACTCAATATAGTACTTGCTGTATTCATTTTATGTCTTAAACCTTGTAATTACAAACTGAACTGGAGTTGCATTAACTTACGGCCTTTGATTCTGACTTTCAAACAGTACAGGTAAAAGGTCTGAGATAAGCATAAAAACTAAATGGTGTCTCAGTCTGTTGTGTGAATGGGGTTTCAGAGAGTAAGCTTTGCACACAGGGATGCAGAGAGTTGGAGGTCACATGAATTTCATGCTGGGACCTACAGACACATACACCACTGTGCCACGGTCAAAGGTTAATGGTAATATCTCACCCTGTGCTGGCCTCTGGGGCCATGACTTTGATCTGTTGATTAAGCCTAACATTACTCACAACCAAATTACTGCTTCGTTAACCCTCCCACAAAGTCCTCAGCACATTGTCCCTCTATTTCCATTTAGGAAGTTGTGGCTTAACAAGGCAGAAGGATGCAGAGCAGGGGGAAAAGAGCTTGCAGGTGTGAGAGGGAGTCAGTGGCCAAGGCTCAAGACCAAAAAGTCGGCCTGTGGCAGCCGCAGCCCCGGTACAGCACGCATGCTTCCACTTCATGGCACACATGCCATGAGCATGCACACATGCCAGCACCCAGGCAACAGTGTGCGCTGATGTTGGCGGGGGCAGGGCTCTCATTGGCGGTGGGAGACCTCTATCCCGCTGTCCATGTTTACAGTCTTCAAGGTAGGGGCACAGAGTACTTGTCTTTCAGGTGGATGATTAAATGAGTGGCACAACAAGAAGTGAAACAATTAGAATTTCTGCCTCATTATCATGGTAATCTTATCAGTGGGATAATGAGGTATTAATGGATATTTAATGTGCATCTCATAACCCAATCCCTTGGAGAAAACACATAAGGAAATCGCTGTAAATTCACTTAATGATGGAAAAGTCCCCCAACGCCATATTCCGAAGAATGAAAAATGGTGGATGCAAATGAGAAGGAACCAAGGTCAATAAGACTGCAGGGACTGAATgaatgtcagagagagagagtgagagggtgagagagagacagacatacagagaaacagagagaaacagagaaagacatgCAGGGGAGAGTTTTTGAAGGCTGAGTCAGATGATGCAAGGAAGGCTGTGAATCAAGactgagattttatttatttatcgcCCACAAATGGTTTCTAATTGTCATGTCACAATTTGGCTCAACAGAGTGAATACGCTGAAGTTTCTTGCCATAGTctactgaaaatatttcagttacTGATAAGCATATTATAATTATTGGCTTCTGCCACTCCGATAATacaaactaaaattaaaacaacttttCGGACCAACTACTATTAAAAAGTgtaataaatcaaaaatcaaaaatattataTTGAACCTGAAAACAATGAAGTAAAAACTAGGGTTTTTCCAAGTACGTGCATCATAAGCGCTGCTGAAGTGCAGACCCGCTTTTTGGTGCTATTTCACCCTCATACCACAAGGTGATGACATTTTCCTTTCTACTTGACAGTCAGGGAAGGTCTCCATGTGCAACAAATGCATCTCATAAAATGTACAATGATCACACAGGATGTGCAGATCGATCATTTTGCTTCCTGATACAGGAAGTGCATTTTTGTGAATACAAAGGCTGGCCCTCACCTGCTATTTCTTGCAGCCGATCCTCATCCATGTTGGGGTCAAAGTCACTGCCAAGCACATCAGTGCTCCAGGTTTCACTGACTGTCTCAGAGATGTCCCTATCATCTGTCAGTCCCATCATGTCTCTGATCTCAAACTTGCGCAGTTTGTCATCCAAGTTGTCCTGAGTGGTGGCTGAAGGGAACAGTGTGAGAGATTAGCCTGGCTTGTGGATATGGCTCTTCTTATAAGAAagatatctatatatatatatatatatatatatatatatatatatatatatatttatatttcgTTTTagaacacattcacacatgtaCCCTGTTCATGCTCCAGGAGCTGCAGAGCCTCCACCCCGTTGCTCCCTGATGGACCAGCTCCCAGCTCAGAAACAGACTCTCCCTCCAGGTCAAGAGACGACACCGAATTAGAACGATTGGATGGGCCTGAGGAAGCataagaataaataagaaaCATAAACAAGGTAATAACATCAGTTAATCAATAATTCAATTAGCCTTTAGGTCATAGTGACCGATTGTGAACTTATGACCAATAAAAAggtgtatatatgtatataataaaatgcattatgCAAATCTATGAGTGTAATAGGAAAATGCATTGTTTgcttctttatttgtttttgtccataTAAGCATTTATGCCCATGCAATATAGCAGCTTGATCATTATAAAAACAATGCATTACAAGGTTTCTGATAGtactaaaaagaaaacagaaaagaaaaacactgcagcagttttgCTATCCTAACGCTTGATTCATGTGTCATCAGACTATAGACTGACCCTCTGAGATTCCTTCCAGGTTGTCACTGCAGAGGGAAAAGCGCAGAGTTTTGTCTGGTTTACCATGCAACTTGTTATCATCAGCATGGCCATCCCCCTGGGCCCCATCAGCCATCTGCAAGTTCAAAACCTAGAGGACAGTAAagcagagaggtgtgtgtgtgtgtgtctatctatatatatatatataaaaaacaaaacttgcttTGCCATGAGTCATTCTTGCTGAAGGAAATGACTCATTCAAGGGAAGAGAAGACATTTACATTTGGATCAAGCAGCTATCTTATCAATTGTATAACATTGGCAGGATACACAAGGCACTATAAAATGTGTGACACCAAGCCTATCTGCCCTTTAGCGACAGGAAAAAATATGTTATTGAACttatatcatcatcatctctctggCAAATGAGTGCATTAATTCAAGTCACATTACCTCATTCTCTGACATCATCCCAGGGACAGTCTGAGGACCAGTTCCTAGTGAAATCACCAGCACCTCCTCTGGCATCAGCTCCTGTAGGGACTCCTGGGAGCTGGcctctgcctccccctcctGGGCTATGTTGGTACGGCTGCGGCTACGAGCAGCTGCGGATTGGTGAGATTTAATAGGGAGTCGTGGTTATTTTGTGATTATTACATTGATATTAATATCAATATAACAAATTGTATTGTTGGGTTTTGGCAACTGATTCAGAAAACCATGTCTCAACAAACTGACCAGCAACTGAGCAGTATGAGCTTCAAACTAGACAAATAAGACTCATCTGGTATGTGACACCAATGTATTGCTTTTGcaagtttttttaatttcaaattacTTGCA
The nucleotide sequence above comes from Echeneis naucrates chromosome 9, fEcheNa1.1, whole genome shotgun sequence. Encoded proteins:
- the gapvd1 gene encoding GTPase-activating protein and VPS9 domain-containing protein 1 isoform X1; translated protein: MVKPDIHTLAHHLKQERLYVASEKLLIQRLNSDVLKTAERLYRAAWIAKQQRINLDRLILTSAEASPAECCQHAKMLEDTQFVDGYKTLGFQETMYGEFLARLRENPRLVASCLVAGERLNQEHTQGVIHTVFTSLYGNCIMQEDESYLLQVLRYLVEFELKESDNPRRLLRRGTCAFSILFKLFSEGLYSAKLFLTATLHEPIMQLLVEDEDHLETDPAKVTERLTPAQQERFGEKGSEGYKQRVQAAVEANEAKLVALVNKFIGYLKQNTYCFPHSLRWIVSQMYKTLSCVERLEVGEVRTMCTDLLLTCFICPAIVNPEQYGIISDAPINEVARFNLMQVGQLLQQLAMADDDADPRRKSSLSKFDKSCVAAFLDVVIGGRAVETPPMSSMNLLEGLSRTVVYITHNQLLALVDFVRSVTTGDHLREEEHMALENLLANVPQSRTVKSNSLELTPSNTPQLSPATTPANKKNRLPIGQHLAAITSWDSTTTTLSAHIPLVTPFAARSRSRTNIAQEGEAEASSQESLQELMPEEVLVISLGTGPQTVPGMMSENEVLNLQMADGAQGDGHADDNKLHGKPDKTLRFSLCSDNLEGISEGPSNRSNSVSSLDLEGESVSELGAGPSGSNGVEALQLLEHEQATTQDNLDDKLRKFEIRDMMGLTDDRDISETVSETWSTDVLGSDFDPNMDEDRLQEIAGAAAENMLGSLLCLPGSGSVLLDPYGSTISETTSEAWSVEVLPSDSEAPDLKQEERLQELESCSGVGSTSDDTEVREVSSRPSTPGLSVVSGISATSEDIPNKIEDLRSECSSDFGGKDSVTSPDGEESGHGTHHLTSPPSQADSLLAMFDPLSSGEGSSTGTIVRPKVHYARPPHPPPDPPIPEASALGQEMRHSLFTPHCLAQAELEHTKQRHSFPDRLVRSRSSDIVCPGRRPTSDPGLNRRVAVEERDPAGAFALGPSSSPSKDSLKGEVEDRKDSDDEKSDRNRPWWKKRFVSAIPKAPIAAFRKRDKHEKDDISQERIPQEDPLPRQSSQAQAAEDILDKYRNIKRPSPSDGAAASSSYDGTGELCVEESVHDSPREDTLQNISADDLPDSASQTAQQHDSKFSFSDAKKKLRLALCSADSVALPIMAPATTRNGLPDHMDPEDNEIVCFLKVQLAEAINLQDKNQMAQIQETTRCVSRFDPRTCRKLLAAIAEDYRKRAPYIAYLTRCRQGLQTSQAHLERLLQRVLRDKEVANRYFTTVCVRLLLEHMEAKMLDFIKTFQVCTAADDKTAAVEDFLRYLYGAMARDAIWQYASEDQLQDAQMAIERSVMNRIFKLAFYPNQDGDILRDQLFHEHIQRLSKVVTATHKALQIPEVYLKEAPWPSAQSEIRTINAYKTPRDKVQCILRMCSTIMNLLSLANEDSVPGADDFVPVLVFVLIRANPPCLLSTVQYINNFYASRLSGEECYWWMQFTAAVEFIKTIDDRK